One region of Desmodus rotundus isolate HL8 chromosome 11, HLdesRot8A.1, whole genome shotgun sequence genomic DNA includes:
- the CASP8AP2 gene encoding CASP8-associated protein 2 isoform X1 gives MPGRPRCAERIPGYLRAGRVRKLQPESGSYGAAEEEAAWRGSASNGGGRRPGSQRVEESSGVGEGWARLMLGARRWQLSKGNRTMAADDDNGDGTSLFDVFSASPLKNNDEGSLDIYAGLDSAVSDSPSKSCVPSRNCLDLYEEILTEEGTAKEATYNDLQVKYGKCQLQMKELMKKFKEIQTQNFSLKNENQSLKKNISALIKTARMEISRKDEEISNLHQRLSEFPHFRNNRKTARTSDTVKTKDLTSKSCLLDDCARTDHRNVKCDASKDGHHSTSLPNIEKEVKLHLEKKSTLQLPTSSEKHCTNGIWSRSHYRVGEGSSNEDNRRGKKDVGYSQYSRGTDRIRKDLNGSSGDGEPRNIEASQRLQGRPEKYGKGEPKAESKSSKFKSNTDLDYKNERFGCFWQKETFRERSHTRVESQSDRKLQRQNERLQNANKKELKSQDKEDRKVDQKPKSIVKDHDYWRRSERASLPYSKKDIKSHNSSKYLLEERRGRGDGKRDRGVSNHSFQEGRCSSSLSTSRTHKHIDSKEVNGVHQRENTPLEAERHRTEDKRKREQESKEENRYMRNEKRTPTGHLQKTNKETKETTADLKRQNGLKNDKGEVSLDVSEVPDNKDLAIKAESGTSETKNKDLKLSFMEKLNLTLSPAKKQPIPQDNQHKITNTPQPSDMCDLESLVQDKTVTCVPSVSEHSTEETKLTLLEPKDALGAAASEPRTRIPEMKMEEENSLLVKSVENTMHCDLPICGTETSFSAPVEMEQTESLFPSTEMEQTIHGARAAVPVIMDILQTNVSQNFVLELDTKRNDVLNSCSISEDKEMKEAFSTKVAKSNEGILQPSAGVLPAVLLEVDDPKLEPSVEDTPLVENKSCHLESCLPKETLESSLQHTELTEHRMEIGETNSVYQDENSVLSIDLNHLRPIPEVISPLNSPVRPVAKVLRLESPSRVPLNNNHKDVFPPNSANSTSKSQSDLNKENQKPICKSVKFTEADSHKNSSLDELEEGEIISDSENSKQQKSFEENAKPRVSTETQNRRTSPGSRESTGHLDKDSRETSIKTQQTKRKWNKRQSESSRSSKTEKKDKTMSTSVLEKIVPIIAVPSSIREVMHMLRMIRKHVRKNYMKFKVKFPLKQFHRIIESAILSFTSLIKHLDLSKISKSMTTLQKNLCDVIESKLKQVKKNGIVDRLFEQQLPDMKKKAWKFVDEQLDYLFAKLKKILIKYCDFTNFGSDSDEGKFEKTKKKTQSNCQKRNAVNSCKEMLKEKSSKSEDSIYNRSSLECKKFEEKHQDQNNSNINTVKHDIKKSFNTCFDNIKCSQSEEHSLELKCLNTPKPGKMEGSTIEDTQTSQLAALKSERCFEILTEQQASSLTFNLVSDAQMGEIFKSLLQGSDLLDNNVNCNEKNEWELKTPEKQLLESLKCESIPACTTEELVSDVVSPCPKMISDDNWSLLSSEKVPSLSSGLSLPVHPDVLDESCMFEVSTNIALSKDNVCSSEKSKPCISSILLEDLAVSLTVPSPLKSDGHLSFLKPEVLSSSTPEEVISAHFSEDALLEEEDASEQDIHLALESDNSSSKSSSSWTSRSVTPGFQYHPNLPMHAVIMEKSNDHFIVKIRHTAPSTSTSLTQNMVAGESLASLPRVGKEADDAAEKECISTQDTVFKSVEELKHSSENVDSNKLAHEEQGCMIQTQVPDIYEFLKDASGKVGHSNQVAGECLKLHQVWEPKVPESIAELTSMEDIPQSVEGHLPNTYVDLTKDPVTETKNLGEFIEVAVLNMNQLGCSGSNLNQNVQILDNVQPDTVDAFIDLTQDVSCESKSEDNHPALVVGHLGCQVFCVDEENCKEGKVQVASKPSESMVEEAYIDLTSDSPNSCEVKKDLRSELASTSDSSELPTTLDNAHKKRKNLSNLNHYYQKKQRKETDLTSKEKTKKITPNSSENGEAHRRKASKKKAPAVTKDPSLLKASPGIKDPPAASGISPINLSANNIIKKKGEIIVSWTRNDDREILMECQKSGPSMKTFSYVAAKLNKNSSQVSERFQQLLKLFEKSKCR, from the exons ATGCCAGGGAGACCTCGCTGTGCCGAAAGGATTCCGGGCTATCTCAGAGCTGGCAGGGTGCGTAAGTTGCAGCCGGAGTCTGGTTCCTACGGGGCTGCTGAGGAAGAAGCTGCATGGCGAGGTAGTGCCTCGAATGGAGGCGGGCGGCGTCCGGGGAGCCAGAGAGTGGAAGAGAGCAGCGGAGTCGGTGAGGGCTGGGCGCGCCTGATGCTCGGGGCCCGCAG atGGCAACTATCAAAAGGAAATAGGACCATGGCAGCAGATGATGACAATGGTGATGGAACAAGTTTATTTGATGTCTTCTCTG catctcctcttaaaaataatgatgaaggTTCTTTGGACATATATGCTGGGTTGGATAGTGCTGTTTCTG acaGTCCTTCCAAATCCTGTGTACCATCCAGAAATTGTTTGGATTTATATGAAGAAATTCTTACTGAAGAAGGAACTGCAAAGGAGGCAACATATAATGAT TTGCaagtaaaatatggaaaatgtcAGCTACAAATGAAAGAACTAATGAAAAAGTTTAAGGAAATACAGACACAG AATTTcagcttaaaaaatgaaaaccagtcCCTTAAGAAGAATATTTCAGCACTTATCAAAACTGCTAGAATGGAAATAAGCCGCAAGGATGAAGAAATAAGTAATCTTCATCAAAG aTTGTCTGAGTTTCCACATTTTCGAAATAATCGTAAAACTGCACGGACATCAGATACAGTTAAAACAAAAGATCTTACATCCAAATCTTGCCTTTTGGATGATTGTGCAAGGACTGATCACAGAAATGTGAAATGTGATGCTTCTAAAGATGGACATCATAGCACTTCACTGCCAAATAtcgaaaaggaagtaaaattgcATTTGGAAAAAAAGAGCACTTTGCAATTGCCTACCTCTAGTGAAAAACACTGCACCAATGGCATTTGGTCACGTTCCCATTATCGAGTTGGTGAGGGTAGCTCAAATGAGGAtaacagaagagggaaaaaagatgtTGGATATAGCCAATATAGTAGAGGAACTGATAGAATACGAAAAGACTTAAACGGTAGCAGTGGTGATGGTGAACCAAGGAATATAGAGGCTAGTCAAAGGCTACAGGGACGTCCTGAGAAATATGGTAAAGGTGAACCAAAGGCAGAAAGCAAAAGTTCAAAGTTTAAAAGTAACACAGATTTGGATTATAAAAATGAACGTTTTGGCTGTTTCTGGCAGAAAGAGACCTTTAGAGAGAGATCACATACTCGAGTAGAATCTCAAAGTGACAGAAAACTACAAAGGCAAAATGAAAGAttacaaaatgcaaataaaaaagaacttaaatcacaagacaaagaagacagaaaagttgATCAAAAACCTAAATCAATAGTAAAAGACCATGATTATTGGAGAAGATCTGAACGGGCATCTCTTCCTTATTCCAAGAAAGATATAAAATCTCATAATTCAAGTAAATATCTTctagaagagagaagaggaaggggagatggTAAAAGAGACAGGGGTGTGAGTAATCATAGTTTTCAAGAAGGAAGATGTTCATCCTCTCTTTCAACCAGTAGAACTCATAAACACATTGACTCTAAGGAAGTTAATGGTGTGCACCAACGGGAAAACACACCTTTAGAAGCAGAAAGGCATAGAACTGAAGAtaagaggaaaagagaacaagaaagCAAGGAGGAAAACAGGtatatgagaaatgaaaaaagaacaccTACAGGACATTTGCAGAAGACTAACAAGGAAACTAAGGAAACCACTGCTGATTTAAAGAGACAGAATGGACTGAAAAATGATAAAGGTGAAGTCTCATTAGATGTTTCTGAAGTCCCAGATAACAAAGACCTTGCAATTAAAGCTGAAAGTGGtacaagtgaaacaaaaaacaaagacttaAAATTGAGTTTTATGGAAAAGTTAAACTTAACTCTTTCTCCTGCTAAAAAGCAGCCTATTCCTCAGGATAATCAGCATAAAATAACCAATACTCCCCAACCCAGTGACATGTGTGATTTGGAGTCCTTGGTACAGGATAAAACAGTGACATGTGTTCCCTCTGTGAGTGAACATAGTACTGAGGAAACCAAATTAACGTTATTGGAACCAAAAGATGCTCTTGGAGCAGCAGCATCTGAACCCAGGACTAGAATtccagaaatgaaaatggaagaagaaaatagtTTGTTAGTTAAATCTGTTGAGAATACTATGCATTGTGACTTGCCCATTTGTGGTACAGAGACCTCCTTCTCAGCACCTGTGGAAATGGAACAAACAGAATCTTTGTTTCCATCAACAGAAATGGAGCAAACCATTCATGGTGCAAGGGCAGCAGTTCCAGTGATAATGGACATATTACAGACAAATGTTTCTCAAAACTTTGTCTTGGAATTAGATACCAaaagaaatgatgttttaaattcTTGTAGTATTTCTGAAGATAAGGAAATGAAGGAGGCTTTTTCAACAAAAGTGGCCAAATCCAATGAAGGCATTTTACAGCCTTCAGCTGGTGTTTTGCCTGCAGTCCTTTTAGAAGTTGATGACCCAAAGTTGGAGCCTTCTGTTGAAGATACACCATTGGTTGAGAATAAGTCTTGTCATTTGGAGTCTTGCTTACCTAAAGAGACTCTAGAATCTTCACTCCAGCACACTGAGTTAACAGAGCACAGAATGGAAATTGGTGAAACAAACTCAGTGTATCAGGATGAGAACTCAGTCCTGAGCATTGACCTTAATCACCTGAGACCTATTCCAGAAGTCATTAGTCCTCTGAATAGTCCAGTGAGACCTGTAGCAAAAGTACTTAGACTGGAAAGCCCTTCTCGAGTTCCATTAAATAATAACCATAAAG ATGTGTTTCCACCAAATTCAGCTAATTCTACCTCCAAGAGTCAGTCTGACCTCAACAAGGAAAATCAGAAACCAATTTGCAAATCTGTCAAGTTTACAGAAGCAGACTCCCATAAGAATTCTTCTTTAGATGAATTAGAAGAAGGAGAAATTATAAGTGACAGTGAAAACTCTAAGCAACAAAAAAGTTTTGAAGAAAATGCCAAACCTAGAGTTTCTACTGAAACGCAGAACAGAAGAACTAGCCCAGGAAGTAGGGAAAGTACTGGACATTTGGATAAGGACAGTAGGGAAACATCTATAAAAACTCAGCAGacaaaaaggaaatggaataaaAGACAAAGTGAATCCAGTAGGTCTtcaaaaacagagaagaaagataaaacaatGAGCACCTCTGTCCTGGAAAAAATAGTTCCAATTATTGCTGTACCCTCTTCTATACGAGAGGTTATGCACATGTTACGAATGATAagaaaacatgtaagaaaaaactATATGAAATTCAAGGTAAAATTTCCATTGAAACAATTTCATAGAATTATTGAGTCAGCAATTTTAAGTTTTACATCACTCATTAAACACCTTGACTTATCTAAAATCTCTAAGTCAATGACAACTTTACAGAAGAATCTTTGTGATGTTATAGAATCCAAACTTAAGCAAGTTAAAAAGAATGGCATAGTGGATCGCTTATTTGAACAGCAACTAccagatatgaaaaaaaaagcatggaaATTTGTAGATGAACAACTTGATTATTTGTTTGCAAAGCTTaagaaaatcttaataaaatactGTGATTTCACAAACTTTGGTAGTGACAGTGATGAAGGGAAatttgaaaaaactaaaaagaaaacacaatcaaATTGTCAGAAGAGAAATGCAGTCAACTCCTGCAAAGAAATGTTGAAAGAGAAATCCTCAAAATCAGAAGATTCTATTTATAATAGATCTTCACTGGAATGTAAAAAGTTTGAGGAAAAGCATCAAGACCAAAATAACTCCAATATTAACACAGTAAAGCATgatattaaaaaaagttttaacacTTGCTTTGATAATATTAAGTGCTCTCAATCTGAAGAGCACTCCTTGGAACTAAAATGTCTGAACACCCCAAAGCCAGGAAAAATGGAAGGCAGCACGATAGAGGATACGCAGACTTCTCAGCTTGCAGCTTTGAAGTCAGAACGCTGTTTTGAGATTCTTACTGAACAGCAAGCATCTAGCCTCACTTTTAATTTAGTGAGTGATGCACAGATgggtgaaatatttaaaagtttgttGCAAGGTTCTGATCTTTTGGACAACAATGTTAattgtaatgaaaaaaatgagtggGAGTTAAAGACTCCAGAGAAACAGCTGCTAGAAAGTCTTAAGTGTGAATCTATACCAGCTTGTACAACAGAAGAGCTGGTTTCTGATGTAGTTTCTCCATGTCCTAAAATGATTAGTGATGATAATTGGTCATTATTATCATCTGAGAAAGTTCCATCTCTGTCTTCAGGGCTTTCGTTGCCAGTTCATCCTGATGTACTGGATGAAAGTTGTATGTTCGAAGTGTCCACTAACATAGCGTTAAGTAAAGATAATGTATGTAGTTCAGAAAAGAGCAAGCCCTGCATTTCTTCCATACTTCTTGAAGATCTAGCAGTATCTTTAACAGTGCCATCACCTCTGAAGTCAGATGGTCATCTCAGTTTCTTAAAGCCTGAAGTTTTGTCTAGTTCAACTCCTGAAGAAGTTATTAGTGCCCATTTTAGTGAAGATGCCTTACTTGAGGAAGAAGATGCATCTGAACAAGATATTCACTTAGCTTTGGAGTCTGATAATTCAAGCAGCAAATCCAGTTCATCGTGGACAAGTCGGTCTGTTACTCCAGGCTTTCAGTACCACCCTAATCTACCCATGCATGCTGTCATAATGGAAAAGTCAAATGATCATTTCATTGTAAAAATACGGCACACGGCACCATCTACCTCTACTAGTCTTACACAGAATATGGTGGCTGGTGAGTCTTTGGCATCTTTGCCCAGAGTGGGAAAGGAAGCTGATGATGCAGCAGAGAAGGAATGTATTTCAACTCAGGACACAGTTTTTAAATCTGTGGAGGAATTGAAACATTCCAGTGAAAACGTTGACAGCAACAAATTAGCTCATGAAGAGCAGGGCTGTATGATACAAACACAGGTTCCTGATATATATGAATTCCTTAAAGATGCTTCAGGTAAAGTGGGTCATAGTAATCAAGTGGCTGGTGAATGCTTGAAGTTGCATCAAGTATGGGAACCAAAAGTACCTGAAAGCATTGCAGAATTGACTTCAATGGAAGACATTCCACAATCTGTTGAGGGCCATCTTCCAAACACATACGTAGACCTAACAAAAGATCCAGTCACTGAGACTAAAAACTTGGGGGAGTTCATAGAAGTAGCAGTTTTAAATATGAATCAGTTGGGATGTTCTGGAAGCAATTTAAATCAGAATGTGCAAATCTTAGATAATGTGCAGCCTGATACTGTAGATGCTTTTATTGATTTGACACAAGATGTTTCATGTGAGAGTAAAAGTGAAGATAACCATCCTGCTTTAGTAGTTGGACACTTGGGGTGTCAGGTGTTTTGTGTAGATGAAGAGAACTGTAAGGAAGGAAAGGTGCAAGTGGCAAGCAAGCCTTCAGAAAGCATGGTTGAGGAAGCCTATATTGATTTGACCTCGGACTCTCCTAATTCATGTGAAGTAAAAAAGGATTTAAGATCAGAACTGGCATCAACTTCTGATAGTTCAGAGTTGCCCACAACTTTGGATAATGctcacaaaaagagaaaaaaccttTCTAATCTAAATCATTATTAccagaagaaacagagaaaggaaacagacttaaccagtaaggaaaagacaaagaaaattacCCCAAATTCTAGTGAGAATGGTGAAGCTCACCGAAGAAAAGCCAGTAAGAAAAAGGCCCCTGCAGTGACTAAAGATCCTTCATTGTTAAAGGCAAGCCCAGGCATTAAGGACCCACCAGCAGCATCTGGCATTTCTCCTATAAACCTTTCTGCAAAtaatatcattaaaaagaaaggagaaattataGTTTCGTGGACAAG AAATGATGACCGGGAAATTTTAATGGAGTGTCAGAAAAGTGGGCcatcaatgaaaacattttcttatgtAGCTGCCAAGTTGAATAAAAATTCATCTCAG GTCTCAGAAAGATTCCAGCAGCTATTGAAGCTCTTTGAAAAGTCAAAATGCAG ATAA